The Quercus lobata isolate SW786 chromosome 4, ValleyOak3.0 Primary Assembly, whole genome shotgun sequence genome segment GACAAAATACCGAGGAAGGTGGTAGAGACATGTAAACAAAGAAGAGGGGAAATATCCAAGTACCCATCACCTTCGCATTCAATGTATTGTACCAACTAaactggccgcattaatgaaagAATGACTCTTGAACAATACCCTCTTAGCTTGTATCACATTCTACCACCTTCAGCAAAAtcctgatgggacaagcatgcAAATGAAGATTAGTGGCTGTACATGTGGGGGGTTAGGGTACAATTCAGATAGctatataaagaaaggaaacaCCTCCAGAAATGGGGgatgaaaaacttgaaaaagaaacataCTTTGTGTAACACTATCTTGTAATCGATACTTGAACATTGTATGTACTAGCGCTTCTCAGACCAACCCGAGGAAGAGTTAATATCAAAATATACTTCTCTCTTATGAGTTACTTGatatttttctattaacttAAAAGCTAAACCATATAGGCACACTAAGGTTGACCTCTGAAACCCATTTTCTACAAATTAATTTTCACCCGTTTACACCTAGCATACATATATTCAACCAAAAAACATATTCAATTCAAATACATAACATGTGACTTAGTACTTACAGAAGGTTCAAGCTCAAGTAgataaatagataaattttaagaatccaaaaaaagaaaaaaagaaaaaaaaaaggaataagtGAGGGCACAATTATGAGAAATGTTGGGTTTGGTTGTATTTggagtatttatttatttatttattttactcaATCCGATCTCCTTAGGTTAAGAAATCTTCTAATCAGCCTAACTCAACCCATGATAGCTCTAAGAATTAGGTTAGGTTGTCGCATTGTGATCACTTTGTcaacctaataaaaaaaattaggattttaatcAATAATGTAAGTTATTATTCTACAAATGattaaaatttatacaattgaGTCTACTATTCCAATTTATcatatataagttttaaaattccaaaataagtgaaaatacaaaattaaattaagaccaaaaagtttaaaaccaaAACTATTCAAATTAGTTGCAGtctagaatatataattattttgagatttggtatgatatataatttattctttaaattttattctagataatttgttctccctaaaaactaaacaatttctaaaagtaatttcgattttctatttttacaaatatataattttattatttttggtttttttattcatattattcttttgtgaagtagtccatattcttctaactattattattgtgtattatatttttctaatttcttttggtacaactaaaatttttaaagattcaaatttctcatttttttcttaaggatattatcatgataataaaaattatcacataattataattgatattactaaaataattaatagacacattcaaatatatagccatgtagattgtgttttgatataaactgaAATTTCCACTGCCAAATTGAGAATTAACTTGACACAAATCAAACCAaagctaagagagagagagagagagagagagagagagagatggaccaaagtggactgagtTTGACtaaatggactgaagtggatTGAAATGCAATaaagtggaccaaattgaccaaaGTGAAATGAGTGGACTCAAACTGACCAACTGCGATGCTGATGTGACTCTATAAGAGTGTAACAACACTAAATGCTACTCttcaacttttatatatttaataaatttgccCAAGACGACATCTTAACTCCATCCAAACCTCAACTCCTTGTCCGTTGGTCTCCACCTCCccaaaatatgttttaaagTGAATTTTTGATGGTGTAGTATGGTGTAGTATTCCAACAGATACAAGTGGCTGGGATTGTACTCAGTGGCAGCTCTACAGCCAGCCTAGGGGGTTCTtggccccccaaaaaaaagaaaaaattatatataaaattttttattttttatttttgttttgacccctaaaataaaattttgaagacACTGACCCTAAATTTTGTTCAAACCCAATTAAAACAAACTTGAAATATGATTATATTTGTgctatttttacaatatttttacaataaaattggCTTTTTATCTAAATCCATAACtgacatcaatttttttacGTACCTTTAACTACTTGCCATCTAGATTTTATTTCACAAATATTTTGTcagtagcattactcttaaaattgctcatttgttaaaaaataaataaatcttctcTCCAAACGCtggcttattttattattgatggtagaatgaaattgttttttcctgcacttttcttcttcatcaacaaaaaattacactACTTGTACAACCAACTAATTTGTATTTACATGTataattcttttctctttctctctttctcccttttatattttctttccatctAATCAAATAGTTTGATAAGCATTCTATAGTTTTtcaattccaaaaatattttagtgCTTGCTCTAATTCCAAGAGAATGAGCATGTGTGGTTAAAAATCCATACACttcaaaagtaaaattttatataagttattattttttttccttagttttaTGTATACTCCCAGATCTACTCTTAGGTGTgttattattcttctttatcatatatttctatttaattgatattacatatgattataataaattattattaatttgacaaatattagttatttatttatatttatttatgcattcTATCGTTATTCTCTTATTgtctttaaactattaataatttttttagactaTTGTAGAATATAGTTGTATTGTACCCTATTTAGAATACTATGTTAGATTATTGTATGTAATACGACAattgtatatacaaaaaaaaaaaaaaatagtaatcattttattttttactcccCCACAACAAAATCTTAGCTCAAGACACTATTGACCCccctaaaaagaaaattctggaGCTGCCACTGATTGTACTCATTATAAGTAGAAATTAAAGAGTTAGTAGCTTTGGCAAGGCGTAAGGCAGTCTAGTTTGTTTTAGAAATTGGGCTTAGAGATGTTGCTTTTGAAGGTGACATGGAGGTGACCATCAGTTAGATCGTCCAAGACAATTCACGCAATGACAATGTTGTTGCTTATGAAGTACAtgatttctccttttttttctttttttttttgttgttgttgttgttggaaaaaaaaaaaaaaaaacacctattCAGTTTGGAttctctaaaagaaaaagattacaagatacacacacacacatatatatatccAAGCTATTAAACTAATAATATTACaacaatattataataaataaaattttaaattattatattttgattttgattttgtgtttaaaaattaatacatcAATTCATAATATTATAAAGTCTATTGTCACCGAATATAATACTTAAATTTTCATACTTCTCTCCATATTTTATGTAAACAACCCTACAAGGCTACAATgtacaccaaaaaaaatcagCTAATTTTTTACATCTTATCCACGTAACATTTGAGATAATGATGATAATGTGGAAAATTCATGAAAGCTGGACCCATTCCGAATTTTTACATCTTACTCATATAacatctataatatatatatatatatatataggcagattggagagaaaattcaattaggttttaaattgaattttaattgttgTATAATTTTGCACTATGTAtcctatttaagtttttttttttttttttaagtgagatAATAAGGTGCAAAAGACGaagagtctaatataaataaatcatcaaaaacccaataaaaaagtaaataaacttatgtgtatatctaaaagaaattaaaaaaaaaaaaaaagagaaagtataatttgaattcatatatgtatgtaattgtaattttttttaaaggaaatgctaaacttttatgggaaatgaaaaaagctgtcaaaacattaattgtttttttttttttcttttcctataaaaactttctttaactggattcttaaccattattctaagagcactcgttagcatgaccctttttttaattgtatcatGTATATGCATGAATTATACACTAGTTTTAAATAAGATTCTATTACAACATTGAAGAGACTCTTCCTTACCTAAGGTGTGAAAAAGTGGCCCAAAATTGGTGTCTTAAGGACCAGTGTACCCTTGGAAACAACAAATATCATAGACTCACTCATTTTCTCGCTTGAATTCCCAAATTTGCTAATTTTTGCAAGCAAAGACTAATGGTTCCGTATAATTATTAGTAGGCAGAAAATATTCAAACACTCGTATTGGCATTTTAGTAAAGTTGTGAAATTGACACAAGACCTTCCTTGGTATCATCGTCAGCCCCTAAAACAACAAGCAAGGAGTTTTGTCTAATTTTCTTATTAGCATATTTGGGTTAGTGACCGTAACACCAAGTTTGGCCATCTCTTATTCCAATCCACTTCACATACTGACAAGACAAGAATCCACTTTAGAGAGTGACAGGGATGAAATCTAGAAACACAAACCTCAATGACGACAAAAATAAATCTCCTATATTACCACCAACGCAGCCATGGATTCTAGTCCTTCAAGTCAAAGAACTTAATTCCATTTGACTCACTCTTCAATTAAGTGGCAGACACCAAACCCTGTTTTTGCTCTGAGACTACTTTGATTGTTTAGGCAGATTGGCTCAACAAGCGTGGGAATTTTCTGAGGggggtttttctgggtttttgatCAATTTCAAAACCCAGCTGGGAATTTGAAGTTGGTGGTGTACTTGAATCAGTTCTCAAGGAGGAGCTAATTGAGCATTCTCTCGTAATTTCCTATGTTTCTgtttcataattatttattatggtGTGAGAACAATTTTTCTGAGTTTCAATTATGTCCCCACTTCACCTCCTATTCACTACTTAAACTTTTGGTACAGTAAGTAATTATCAATACGCATCCACTTAAGCAtgctatttgttttttgtataaTAGGTGACATTTTATTGAATTCTGGCATGGTTTTCATTCAGGCTTTGTTTAGTTGCAGGGAAAATGTTGAAGCAGAATAAAAACGAGGTGTTGAATTTCAACACttgttttttaaatgttattttggAACCTAGAAGCATTTAgctttgtactttttttttttttttggggttaactttgtgttgatttttttctgtaattttagaaattttcttgaattatgTCATGGTTTCATtcaggctgtgtttggttgctgggaaAATGTTGGAGcagaataaaaataagtttgcCTGTTACAGTAGCACCATTAAttatttgtctttgttttgtttggccttttaccttttttttaggGTAACTTTGTATTGAGCTCTGTATTTAGTTTTAGAATCAATTGCAGGGTAAAGTTTAGGTACAAaaattgtcttttcttttctggcatagttttttttttttttttttttttttttttttttttttttttttaatgtaaatctGGATACAATTGCAGAAGAaatttggattaattttttattttttattttttcgtgTTGGTTGttctacttgtttgaagtttcTTGGAGTTTATGTTGCTAATTCACGATCACTTGCCTGATACTGTGATACTGTTGACATAGGGAGGAAAAATTTCACTGTATTGAAACTGCTTTCGGATATTAGGTGATTAGAAACCTAAATTGGCTCTGTTTAATTCTGTTCTGGAATTTAtgggaaattttattttttgacctTTTTGGCTGTTTTCAGAAAGTAGGgtttaaaacaaatagagaaaaaaattgtgacatgTTTCTATTGATACTAATGAAGTGGAAAGAGAAAACATAGATGGAGGTTATTCACCCATGTGATAATTTGTTGAaagcaaatttaaaaaaatgtgtgttcTTTAACTTCTTCCTTTGACTTGGAAAACTAAATCTTTTTCCtgaaagtatatttttaaaatttagctttgctttttttgttttttttttaacctttgttggATTAAGTTTATAGTAATCTGAAAAAAATCAAGCAACTTAAAGAGAAAGATTCAATatctttcttccttctctcaGCTTTCTCAATTTCTCAATAATCATAGTTTACTGTTATTATTTGTGGCAATTATTATTTCTCCTACACATCTGATCCCATTCTAGctgtttttaaaataattttcagaTATCCATTCCCACTGCATAGAGTTTACTCTCAGTTGTTATGGCAGGAGCCAAAGACAGCAGACCTTCTGCATCCCTTGAATCCAGTCCCTGGACGCAACTATCTCCTGGGTTAGGATCACAGTTCAGGAAGCCACTGTCTGGGGAGGTGGCTCTGCAGTTGATAAAACTTCTTGATGAATGTGCCAACCATATAGCTGCCAATAGTATGCAGAGTGCTAATATCTGTTTTGAGCATATTTCCCATTTTGCCTCTGCTGATGGTGATGCAATTCAGCGAATTACTGCATACTTCATTGAGGCATTTGCTAATAAATGCTTAAAAACTTACCTGGTCTGCATAAAGCCTTCAATAAGACAAAAATATCATCAGTTTATGAGGAAATTCATGTTCAAAGATTGTTCTTTAAGCTTTACCCCTTCTTAAAGGTTGCATATGTGATCACAGATCAGGCAATTATAGAAGCTATGGAGGGGGAGAAGGCAGTTCATATTATTGATCTCTATTCATTTGGGCCTGCCTAGTTGTTTGATTTTCTTCAGAAATTAAGTTCACAACCAGAGGGCCCACCGCATTTGAAAATTACAGCTATTCATGAAAACAAAGAGGTATTAGAGCAAATGGATCATCAATTAACGGAAAAAGCAAACAATTTGAACATCCCATTTCAATTTAATCCTATAGTGAGCAAACTAgagaatcttgatcttgaaagtTTGCACATTAAGACTGGAGAAGTTCTTGCAATCAGCTCTGTACTTCAGCTACATTCTCTCTGGGCAACTGACGAGGGAATGGTGAGGAACTCGCCTGTGGCATCAAAGAACCGGCCAAAAGTTTTACATATAAACCAGCGGCCTTTATGAGAGTTCCTTAAGAAGGATCTGGTCAGTTTGTACATGGACGCACCTGATTACACTCCCACATCATCCCCACTATCTCTTAAGTGTTTCCTCAAAGATGGAAAGCTTTCTAAGTTCTCTTCGGGGCCTCTCACCGAAAATGGTGATAACTGAGCAGGAAGCAAACCATAATGGTTTTACTTTAATGGAGAGAGTCATAAATTCATTCAAATTCTATGCTGCTCTCTTTGATTGTTTGGATTCCACAGTATCAGGAGCACCGATAGATTGACAGAAGATTGAGAAGATGCTTTTTGGAGaggaaattaaaaacatcatagCATGTGAAGGAGTGGAGAGAAAGGAGAGGCATGAGAAGCTTGAGAAATGGATTTTAAGGCTTGAGTTGGCTGGTTTTGGGAGGGTACATTTTAGCTTTCTTGGTATgataaaggcaaaagaattaTTGCAGAGCTATGATAATCAGTATAATGTCAAAGAAGAGAATGGATGTTTGGCTATCTGCTGGCGAGATAATCCCCTATTTTCGCTTTCAGCTTGGAGGTAGAACTGAGATTATTTTCCATGGGGCCAatgatttcttttccttttcctttctgtttgtaatttttctttttctttgtacaAAAGGGGTCTATATGTTTTTCATTTCTGCAAGTGTATACGGAATGGTTTTATAGATTGAGCTTTTTTCCATTTGGTTGAGacaaataagtttatggataaTGAATAATCTGTCCCTCTAGCATGTGATATACCCCAATAGCCTTATTCTATTATTAGAAAAATTACACTACTATCCAATAGTAGAAACACTGCTACAAACATGACTGATTTGGAACACGTAATACTGAAGAACTTTGAACTCTCAGAAGTGCAAGACAGACACATTGTATTCAACCACAGCATCTCCAGTTTTTGGAGTAAACGAAACTGTCTTTGCCAAGGCATAGCCCCGAGCATATCGGAAAACTCCATTGCCTCCAACGATTGGCATTTCCCTGACCTTATTGAGAAAAGGATTACGCCCAAGAATGCTAAGGGCACTCCCATTATACTTACCTTCCAAGAAAGCGAAATTCATCACCATAAGCAAGGCAGAGTCATGTTGAGAAGCAAATGCATATATTCCCTGAGCTCTTCCCACAAGCTTTGAACTAGCCTCTGGCCCTTCAGTCAATGGATCATCTGTCATAAAAGTAGTGCTAAATGACCTGTTTGCTGGTCCAGCGATTCTAATAGCAGTTGGGTTTGTTCCATCAAGGGTGTCATGGAAATAGAAGTGGAGGCGGGTCAGTTTCTCCATGTGTTTTGTTAATATGGCCATGGGGGATTGTTCAGAGAATACCGCATTAATGACGGTGAAGGAAGTTGAGAAAAGCATGAGATACAAGGAGAAGAAAGTGAGAACAGAAGCCATATTGTAATAGTTAATTTTCCACTATGTTGTTCATTGGTAAAGAAGATCATTTATGGGGtgctaaaataaaaagtgaCAATGACATAAGCTTTTTAAATGATTTGTGGCATATGAAATAGTAATATTGCATTCACCAAAAGTAAAGACAGAAAAGGAAAGGTATTGCTTTCATGATTCTGAGAGTCTTCAAGTTTTATCGAAGATGACTCTCAGCCTTCTCTCAACAATAACAATGAAGGGACATGGGTTGCTTAATTGTGGAACTCTTATCTTCTAGAAACATGTGACATGATATGTGAAATGAGTAGCTCAGACTCAGCCATGTGTTTAAATTTGTTCCCAAGTAATATACCCTCCTGGTCAAGTTGAGTGGTGACAAAAGCATGACCATGGAGTGACTAACATctgaaattaatatataaaaacccccctcatagttttaaaaatgacAAGTGACTAACACCTGATATtaatatttgtattatttttaattttaattttgttggttATATAACCAACTTAATTagtatgttttattattttgtatgagaatttaatttgaaagttatttattttgactCATTTGTGATGGACATTAAATGGTCATATGGAGTTATTTGTTATATAAATCAAAACTTTAAGGGATAGAAATTTGTTTATAAGAATAGGAAGGAGTTCTTGACATTTTCCAAAACCTCAAGTGAAgttattgtaattttaattcaccatttgtttggttatttgttGGCAAAATAATCCCATATTTTCCATTTAAGCTTGGAATTAGTCTAAGAGGTAAAACTAAGATTATTTTTCCATGGGGTCAGTGATTTCTTTCCCTTGTACTTtctatttgttaattttattttccctttttgtaCAAAAGAATCTTAA includes the following:
- the LOC115983453 gene encoding dirigent protein 22-like, whose protein sequence is MASVLTFFSLYLMLFSTSFTVINAVFSEQSPMAILTKHMEKLTRLHFYFHDTLDGTNPTAIRIAGPANRSFSTTFMTDDPLTEGPEASSKLVGRAQGIYAFASQHDSALLMVMNFAFLEGKYNGSALSILGRNPFLNKVREMPIVGGNGVFRYARGYALAKTVSFTPKTGDAVVEYNVSVLHF